ACTTAGTAAATTCAGGAACTATTAAAATAAAATCTGATGCTGCAGGAAATGTTGGTTCCCTGATTGATAACGGAACAATTACAGGTACACAAAAGCTTGAAAGGATATTATCTGAAGGTGGATGGCATTATATTTCTTCACCAATTTCAAGTGCATCAAGTTGGCTTTTTACAGGAGCAGCAATGTATGAATATGATGAACCAAATGGAGAATACGATGCTTTATCAGGAGGTGTAACCATGACAGTAATGAGAGGCTACGATGTGTATTATATTGGAACAAGTAGTAAAACAGTTACTTTTGATGGTTCTTTTAATACAGGGAGTAAGACTTATTCTTTAACATACAATGCTTCAGACGGACAAGGATATAATCTTGTAGGTAATCCTTATCCCTCAACTATTGATTGGGAGGCTTCTTCCGGATGGACAGATGATTATGTTAATGCAACAGTTACTATTTGGGATCCGGGAAGTGGAGCAATTTCAACTTATGTACGTGGAACAGGAACAACTAATGATGGATCAAGGTATATTCCCGCTTCTCAGGGATTTTTTGTGCAGTGTACACAAGCTACAACACTGGGCATGACAAATGATGTGCGTGTAACAAATACAATGACTGCAAGAAGTAACAACAAAACAAATGAATTAAGAATGAAAGTTATTGGGAGTAAGAATAGTGATGAATCTTTAATTGTCTTTAACCCAAATGCAACTTATAATTATGATGGAAAGTATGATGGTCGTAAAATGTTTAGTTTAGTTAAAAGCGATCCTCAAATATATTCCGTAAACCAAAACAGTGATGAGTTTGCAATAAATTCCATACCATTTCAAAAAGGAAGTTTTTATATTCCATTATATCTATATTCTGGCGTTGGTGAAAACAATACACTAGAATTTGATTTAAGCAAATTGAATATTTCTTCTGATGTTTATCTTGAAGATATTAAATCCGGAGAAATAATAAATATCAGAAATAATGAATCCTACCATTTTTATGCAACTCCGTTAGATAATCCTTATCGGTTTAGAATACATTTTTCTCCTTGTGATAAAATTAGTAATACGACTATTACTGATAATCCTAAAAATAATGTAAACGTCTATTCTTCTGACAATTTTATTTTTCTTTCTTTTATTAACTCAACAAATCAATTAGCAACAATTTCTGTTTATGATATTGCTGGAAAGCAAGTATTGTCAAAAGAAATTCAAACGAGTGCTTTGCAAAAAATTGAGCTTAATAGTCCGGCAGGGGTATATATTGTAACTGTTACTGTTAATAATAACCGTATTGCCAAAAGAATATCTATTTGGTAAAAGCATTTTTTAATGCATATCACAAATTATAAATACAAAATAGTTGTTAATCATAAAAACATAAGTAAAGATTTGTCATAACAAATCCTAAGCACACAATTACTATTGGGGGGTTCTATAAATACATTCGCATTAAGATTCTCAGAGTTTTTTATAGACAATGAAAAAATTTGATGCAAATCGGGATAATGTTAAAATTTTTGAAGAAGTATATGTTCCGAAATTTCGGAATGAAAACCCTTTGGGAGCAAAGATAATAAACAATCTGACTGCGTTAAAAATTTTCTCAATAGCTTGTGCCTCCGCTAAAGCTTCAGCGACACGCGGACGGCTATTCAGAAAAATTTGTGCCTTGCATCTTATTCATTATCTTTGTTTCTTAAAAGAAATGTATTTATAGAACCCCCC
This region of Bacteroidota bacterium genomic DNA includes:
- a CDS encoding LamG-like jellyroll fold domain-containing protein produces the protein TPLGATDISNSVWHHIALTKDNILVGRYTKMNFTFYVDGILLNTWNPIDNSDDLNNSDELRIGDSYVSSDYFNGLIDDLRIWKGSARTQTQIRDNMYNEIGTSGNLVAYYKFAETTGTTASDETTNHNGTLNNMSNADWITSTIPMPFTTKSGASNWSSTGSWTSGTIPNVSWAPVKTSHDIIVDDDYETEKLTIITGTVSINPTSSLSVNGNLVNSGTIKIKSDAAGNVGSLIDNGTITGTQKLERILSEGGWHYISSPISSASSWLFTGAAMYEYDEPNGEYDALSGGVTMTVMRGYDVYYIGTSSKTVTFDGSFNTGSKTYSLTYNASDGQGYNLVGNPYPSTIDWEASSGWTDDYVNATVTIWDPGSGAISTYVRGTGTTNDGSRYIPASQGFFVQCTQATTLGMTNDVRVTNTMTARSNNKTNELRMKVIGSKNSDESLIVFNPNATYNYDGKYDGRKMFSLVKSDPQIYSVNQNSDEFAINSIPFQKGSFYIPLYLYSGVGENNTLEFDLSKLNISSDVYLEDIKSGEIINIRNNESYHFYATPLDNPYRFRIHFSPCDKISNTTITDNPKNNVNVYSSDNFIFLSFINSTNQLATISVYDIAGKQVLSKEIQTSALQKIELNSPAGVYIVTVTVNNNRIAKRISIW